One stretch of Acropora muricata isolate sample 2 chromosome 12, ASM3666990v1, whole genome shotgun sequence DNA includes these proteins:
- the LOC136893139 gene encoding uncharacterized protein: MRLTAIQRRQGVRPSLKMIVSLILVFFLVQSAWGEGLAKRKRLVTIEAFKREGKGGSFLKYGAPDNAKTARMSFTGKRDEPGTKFIYESVWTSEGDQRTMEVVLRPAEFPHYMLGVKGRNLIMKNASDVESSEKNYKFEKKRVLLQYDEANSLATEHYHIFMTRSRPHSIIKSSKSGRAFLDKTTNWKDCGAWFTVRTVSNH, encoded by the exons ATGAGATTGACCGCGATCCAGAGGAGACAGGGAGTTCGGCCTTCTCTAAAAATGATTGTTTCTCTGATTTTG GTTTTTTTCTTGGTTCAATCTGCATGGGGTGAAGGGCTGGCTAAGAGAAAACGCTTAGTCACCATCGAGGCATTTAAGAGGGAAGGAAAAGGCGGGAGCTTTCTCAAATACGGAGCGCCTGACAATGCGAAAACAGCACGAATGTCGTTCACCGGAAAGAGAGATGAGCCTGGAACAA AGTTCATTTACGAAAGCGTATGGACTTCTGAAGGAGATCAAAGAACAATGGAAGTTGTACTTCGACCTGCAGAGTTTCCACACTACATGCTGGGTGTGAAAGGAAGAAACTTGATAATGAAG aatGCTTCGGATGTGGAAAGTAGCgagaaaaattacaaatttgaGAAGAAAAGAGTTTTGCTTCAGTATGACGAAGCTAACAGTCTCGCTACGGAGCATTACCACATCTTCATGACACGCTCCAGACCTCACTCTATAATCAAGAGCAGCAAGTCCGGGAGAGCGTTCTTGGACAAGACTACGAATTGGAAGGATTGTGGGGCCTGGTTTACAGTGAGAACTGTATCGAACCATTGA
- the LOC136891708 gene encoding protein canopy homolog 2-like → MGTEGGFVLVVLLALVLVRTSLGAKDRDLYCGVCRIIAEELQWEISQVDPKKTLEVESFRVDPRGNQKTRKIHYARSETHLIEQLDSMCEKMNSYAESTDPKTGKKSYIRTSSRSGEAITLSNVAISGDISQKLKHTCESIIEDYDDDIIATFKKERKDPLRYMCRVTTGLCIADDEEFSEADYEDDDDNGSGEETETSESDHDEL, encoded by the exons ATGGGCACTGAAGGAGGTTTTGTCCTGGTGGTTCTGTTGGCTCTAGTTCTTGTAAGAACGTCATTGGGTGCAAAGGATAGAGATCTCTATTGTGGAG TTTGCCGTATTATTGCTGAAGAGCTTCAATGGGAAATCAGCCAGGTCGATCCCAAGAAAACTCTTGAG GTTGAGAGTTTTAGAGTGGATCCCAGAGGCAATCAAAAGACAAGAAAG ATTCATTATGCAAGATCAGAGACCCACCTCATAGAACAGCTTGACAGCATGTGTGAAAAGATGAATTCTTATGCCGAATCCACCGATCCTAAAACTGGGAAGAAGTCTTACATAAGGACTTCGTCCCGCTCAGGAGAAGCGATCACTCTCAGCAATGTTGCAATTAGTGGAGACATATCTCAAAAGCTTAAGCATACA TGCGAAAGTATCATAGAAGACTATGATGATGACATCATAGCCACCTTCAAGAAAGAGCGCAAAGATCCGCTGAGATACATGTGTCGTGTAACAACAG GTCTATGCATCGCCGACGACGAAGAATTCTCGGAAGCCGATTACGAAGACGATGACGACAATGGAAGCGGTGAAGAAACCGAAACGTCAGAAAGCGATCATGATGAACTTTGA